Genomic segment of Bacillota bacterium:
GTCGATCTCTACGCCCGTCTGCTCGATGATCTTCCGGATCATCTTGCCGCCGGGGCCGATGACGTCGCGGATCTTGTCCACGGGGATCTCCAGGGTGATGATCCGCGGCGCCCGTGGCGAGAGTTCGGGCCGCGGCCGGTCGATGACCTGCAGCATCCTGTCCAGGATGAAGAGCCGCCCGGCCTTCGCCTGCGCGAGGGCCTGGGCCAGGATCTCCCGGGTCACGCCGTGCACCTTGATGTCCATCTGAACGGCCGTGACGCCGTCCTTCGTCCCGGCCACCTTGAAGTCCATGTCGCCCAGGGCGTCCTCGATGCCCTGGATGTCGGTGAGCACGACGAACCGGTCCTGCCACTTGACCAGGCCCATGGCCACCCCGGCAACGGGCTTCCTGATGGGTACGCCGGCATCCATCAGCGCAAGCGTGCTGCCGCAGACGCTGGCCTGGGAGGTCGAACCGTTGGACTCCAGCACCTCTGAAACGAGGCGGATCGTGTAGGGAAACTCATCCTCGGAAGGGATGACCGGCAAAAGCGCGCGCTCCGCCAGGGCCCCGTGGCCGATCTCGCGGCGGCCAGGCGCCCGCATGGGCCGTACCTCGCCCACGCTGTACGGCGGGAAGTTGTAGTGGTGGATGTAGCGCTTGCGGTCCTCCTCGCGCAGGTCGTCAAGCAGCTGCTCGTCTGACTTGAGCCCCAGCGTGCACGTGGTCAGCACCTGGGTCTGGCCGCGCACGAACAGCCCCGAGCCGTGCGTGCGGGGCAGCACCCCCACCTCGCACCAGATGGGCCGGATCTCGTTGGGGCGGCGGCCGTCCGGCCGGTCCCCCTCCTCCACAATCATGCGCCGGACCTCGTCCTTGAGCAGCTTGTCGAGGATGGTCTCGACGTCCTTGAGAAGCGGCGCGGCCTGCTCCTCCCCGCCGTGCTCGGAGACGAAGCGCTCGATGATCTCCTGCCGGGCCTTCTCGATGGCCTCCTCACGCGCGAGCTTGTCGGGGTTTTTCACCGCGGCCGAAAGCACGGCTCGGCCGTGGTGCTCGACCCACGCTGCCACGCCAGGGTCGGGCGTAAACAGCGGGACCTCCACCTTTGGCTTGCCCGCGTCGGCGCGCAACTGCTCCTGCAGGGCCACCACCCGCTTGATCTGCTCGTGGCCCTGCATGATGGCGTCGAGCACCTGCTCCTCCGGTACCTCGTCGGCCCCCGCCTCGACCATCATGATGGCGTCCTTGGTGCCCGCCACCACCAGGTTGAGCTGGCTGGCCTTCTGCTGCTCGGCCGTGGGGTTGATGACGATCTGGCCATCTACGAGCCCCACCCGGACGGCCCCCACAGGACCCAGGAACGGGATCTCCGAGATCGTCAGGGCGGCGGAAGCGCCGATGATGCCGAGGACATCCGGCGGGGCGTCGTGATCCACGCTGAGGGTCGTCACCACGACCTGGACGTCGTTGCGGAACCCCTCGGGAAACAGCGGCCTGATCGGCCGGTCCACCATACGGGCCGACAGCGTGGCGATCTCTCCCGGTTTGCCCTCCCGGCGGCCCCATCCCCCCGGGATCTTGCCGACTGCGTACATGCGCTCCTCGAAATCGACCAAGAGCGGGAAGAAGTCGATCCCTTCCCGCGGCTGCCGTGACATGGTCGCCGTCACCAGAAGGACGGTGTCCCCGTAACGGGCCAAAACCGACCCGCCCGCCTGCCGTGCCAGCTTGCCGGTTTCGAGCACCAGCCGGCGACCTGCCAGCTCCATTTCGTAACGGTCAACGTCAAACATATGCTTGCTTGTGCCTCCCTGGGCTACCGGCGCAATCCGAGCCGCTCGACCAGTTCCCGGTAACGCTGGACG
This window contains:
- the pnp gene encoding polyribonucleotide nucleotidyltransferase; amino-acid sequence: MFDVDRYEMELAGRRLVLETGKLARQAGGSVLARYGDTVLLVTATMSRQPREGIDFFPLLVDFEERMYAVGKIPGGWGRREGKPGEIATLSARMVDRPIRPLFPEGFRNDVQVVVTTLSVDHDAPPDVLGIIGASAALTISEIPFLGPVGAVRVGLVDGQIVINPTAEQQKASQLNLVVAGTKDAIMMVEAGADEVPEEQVLDAIMQGHEQIKRVVALQEQLRADAGKPKVEVPLFTPDPGVAAWVEHHGRAVLSAAVKNPDKLAREEAIEKARQEIIERFVSEHGGEEQAAPLLKDVETILDKLLKDEVRRMIVEEGDRPDGRRPNEIRPIWCEVGVLPRTHGSGLFVRGQTQVLTTCTLGLKSDEQLLDDLREEDRKRYIHHYNFPPYSVGEVRPMRAPGRREIGHGALAERALLPVIPSEDEFPYTIRLVSEVLESNGSTSQASVCGSTLALMDAGVPIRKPVAGVAMGLVKWQDRFVVLTDIQGIEDALGDMDFKVAGTKDGVTAVQMDIKVHGVTREILAQALAQAKAGRLFILDRMLQVIDRPRPELSPRAPRIITLEIPVDKIRDVIGPGGKMIRKIIEQTGVEIDVEDDGRVFIASADEGSGKKAAEIIQNLVRDVEVGAVYLGKVKRTTSFGAFVEILPGKEGLVHISELAPERVGRVEDVVNVGDEVLVKVTEIDRLGRINLSRKEALPAAQRQADGQAVRPSGEDRRRREGRWDARRPGGGFGGRRGGH